The nucleotide sequence TTGGGACGGGGAACTTCGGCCTGGTTTTCGTAAATATCTAAATATAAGCTTTGACCTGCCGATGCGGCTGCCGTTTCCAAAACAGTGCGAATGGCCTGTAAGTTTCTTCCCCCACGACCATATACTCGACCTTTATCAGCACTTTCAAATGCTAAACGAATCCAAATTCGTCGACTTTGGTTGGCCTGTTCGCAATCTACACTTAATGAATCTGGAGATTCCAAAAAGGGACTGATGAGAAATTCTACTAGCCCAGGATAATCCGGACTAGCATATTCTGCTTGAGAAGAATAAAAAGCTAACTTAGGCATTGACTTGTTC is from Gloeothece verrucosa PCC 7822 and encodes:
- a CDS encoding KH domain-containing protein — translated: MPKLAFYSSQAEYASPDYPGLVEFLISPFLESPDSLSVDCEQANQSRRIWIRLAFESADKGRVYGRGGRNLQAIRTVLETAAASAGQSLYLDIYENQAEVPRPKRTVRTDNGFNKPTTRRKHRTRRSPTSKFAPKPRFYQ